The Rattus norvegicus strain BN/NHsdMcwi chromosome 20, GRCr8, whole genome shotgun sequence genomic interval cacccacatccAGGCACACATACATTAAAGTCTATCTTTCAAATCACCATGTGGGGTTGGGAGTGTAGCTCACGTGACAGTGCTTGCCTGCCTGCGTGAAGCCCTTGGTTTGAGCCACACCACTACACCGTAATCCTCGTGACTGGGGCGTAAAATGAGAAGATCCGCTCAAAgctgggctagaaagatggctcagtgtccagatgcttgctgccaagcctggtgacctgagttcagttttcaaGAACCGACACGGAAGGAGGGAACCAGTTCTTCCCTCCTTGTCTACTGACCTTCGCGTGCATACccaacataaataaatgaataaattataaaaactCTTATGAAAACAAAAGGGTTACAATTATAAATTATTactaattttgtttgtttcattgatatgggctttctctgtgtagccctgctgtcctggaactcactatgtaaaccaggctggcctcaaactcgtaaagatcctctgcctcccaggagctGGGATCAAGGCCATGTACTGGTTGGCATACCTAGCCCTTAAAATTCttttgggtgctggagagatggctcagcggttaagagcactgactgctctcccagaggtcctgagttcaattcccagcaaccacatggtggctcacagccatctggtgTGGGGTCCAGGgctctcttctagtgtgtctgaagtcagcgacagtgtactcacatacaaattgatcgctttttaaaaaaattaaggataCTTTTTCGTCTTTCctatccagagagagagagagagaaagactgactCCCCCTGGGGCTGAAGAGCAatctcattggttaagagcactggctgcttttccagaggacccaggttcaattcccagcaccttcgtggtggctcacagccatctgtaactccatatCAGGGCTCCTGACACCACTCAcgcagacataaatgcaggcaaagcaTCAGTAAAAAATTAgccatgtatttaaaaaaaatgttccccATTACTCCCCGATTTCGGTCCTTTTGTGTCCTTACGTGCCACTGGGCCTCAGGGGAGCATGGGCCCCTATAACGTCCTTGATTCCGCAGGGCTTCTTCCGCCGGACAATCCGCATGAAGCTCAAGTACGAGAAGTGCGATCGGATCTGCAAGATCCAGAAGAAGAACCGCAACAAGTGTCAGTACTGCCGCTTCCAGAAGTGCCTGGCGCTCGGCATGTCCCACAACGGTGAGGGCGCCTGCGGCGAGGGCGCAGGCGCATGGCGTGGCGCAGCTGACCCAGGCCCCGCTATCAGAGGGAGGGCACCCAGCACCTGCGCCTGGCACAGATGAGTGTGTGCACTTGCTGTCGATGATCGCTTCGGACGCCAGGTCACATAACCTCAGACCTCACAGGTCCTAGCTGTCTGTGCCTGTGGCTCGCCCCCTTGTACTTCGAGTGTCAAGGGTGGGGTTGCCAACGCTGCGCCCCACACTTGAGCCTGACAGAACAGACAAAGCTGAGGCCAGGGTTTCCCCCGTCCTGAATTGTTGGAGGTGGGCAGGAGCCAGTGTGTAGCTATGTGGCAGCTGCCAGGACCCAGGTAGAACTTTCTAAGTCAGAGACTCCCAGTCGCCATCCTTGTCTTAGGCTTCCAGAGAACAGGGAGCCTCCTGCTTAAACTATGGTGGCTAACCACTAGACCTCACACACTGGGCATCTTCAGGCCGTCTATGGCTCCCCATAAGTGTGGGTTCCAGTGAGTTTGCCCATCTGTACCTGCTGGCACTGTACCAAGGCAGGGGGTCACTGGGGCCTTAGGAAGCCTCAAAGCAAACTGAGCCTTCCTCATGCTTTCTCTGACAGAAGCCACGGCCTACTTCCACAACTTggattgtaagtgtgtgtgtgtgtgtgtgtgtgtgtgtgtgtgtgtcctggggtTCACCTCTGTtggcctccccccacccccagctgtttCACATGAGTTCTGTGGCCTCAGGTGCTCACATTAGCCCTCCAGCCATGCCTCTGGCTTCTCACCGCTTCTGGTGAAAGCCCCTGACTGTTCTAGAAAGTGCTTGCACCCATAGAGAAGGTGAAGGAACAAAGCCACATAGCAGACAGGTGAAGAGCCAGGACTCAGGTGTGGCCCTGGTCACCACAGGCCCTTTCTAGTTGCCATGCCTGGCCAGCCCCCAGTCCAGTCAGCAAAGGCTCTCAGGGAGGTGGGGCCTCTGAGGACGCCAGGCTCCTAAAGAGTGATTCCCCTTCACCCCACACCTGAGAGGAGCGGGGAAGAAGAGGTGCTGGCCCCTGGCAGCTCCCCCATGACTGGCCCCCACCCCCTATGCAGCTATCCGCTTTGGAAGGATGCCGGAGGCCGAGAAGAGGAAGCTGGTGGCGGGGCTGACGGCCAGCGAGGGATGCCAGCAAAACCCCCAGCTGGCCGACCTGAAGGCCTTCTCCAAGCACATCTACAATGCCTACCTGAAAAACTTCAACATGACCAAAAAGAAGGCCCGGAGCATCCTCACTGGCAAGTCCAGCCATAACGCAGTGAGTGTCGCTGGCCAGCCCGGCCATGAGGTGGGGTTCAGGGGACACGAGGGCGGGGCCCCTGCCCTTCCCCAGGCCTGGCCTCTGATGGGCCTGGTTTTCAGCCCTTCATCATCCACGACATTGAGACGCTGTGGCAGGCAGAGAAGGGCCTGGTGTGGAAGCAGCTGGTGAACGGGCCGCCGCCCTACAACGAGATCAGCGTGCATGTGTTCTACCGCTGCCAGTCCACCACCGTGGAGACAGTGCGGGAGCTCACCGAGTTCGCCAAGAACATCCCCAACTTCAGCAGCCTCTTCCTCAACGACCAGGTGACCCTCCTCAAGTACGGCGTGCATGAGGCCATCTTTGCCATGCTGGCCTCCATTGTCAACAAAGACGGACTGCTGGTGGCCAACGGCAGTGGCTTCGTCACCCATGAGTTCTTGCGCAGTATCCGCAAGCCCTTCAGTGACATCATTGAGCCCAAGTTCGAGTTTGCTGTCAAGTTCAATGCTCTGGAGCTGGACGACAGTGATCTGGCCCTTTTCATTGCCGCCATCATTCTGTGCGGAGGTGAGGGGGAAGGCCTCGCTGCAGGGGACCAGGCCTGACCGCAGACAGTGTAGCACAGGGCACATGTGCAGAACCAGCTGTGTCCTGTGGGACAGACAGCCGCACAGAGATGTTGACCTTGCTGGGGTTGTCTATCAGTGGCTGAATGCTAGGCTAGCAAGCGGGAGGCCCTGAGTCCAGTCCCCAGTCCTGGGGTGCGGGGAGAAGAGATGCACCATTTGTGGGTAGTGGAGAAATGTCTGTATTGCTTTCACATGTTTCTAGTCCGATATAATACACAGGTAAGCCTGTTCATCCATAGGGCATAGAGCTCACCTCAGGCCAGAGCCACCAGGATGCTCTCCCACAGAGGCAGGATCTGAATCCGGGTACCAGGTGTCATAGCCAGGAATCACACAGTCCTGCTAGATCAGGAAAAACAACTGGTCAGAACACCATGGATGGATGGTACCCAGGGGTGGGGCTAGGGACAGAGCGATGCTACTCATACCCTTTGTCCCCACAGACCGGCCAGGCCTCATGAACGTGCCACAGGTGGAAGCCATCCAGGACACCATCCTGCAGGCTCTAGAATTCCATCTGCAGGTCAACCACCCCGACAGCCAGTACCTCTTCCCCAAGCTGCTGCAGAAAATGGCCGACCTGCGGCAGCTGGTCACTGAACACGCGCAGATGATGCAGTGGCTGAAGAAGACGGAGAGTGAGACCTTGCTGCACCCCCTGCTCCAGGAGATCTACAAGGACATGTACTAAGGCTGCACGCAGCCCAGCCTCCCGCAGGCTCCGCTGGGCCCAGCCACGGACTGTTCAGAGGACCCGCCCACAGGCACTGGCCACAGCCCACGCAGCTAGAGCCCACTCACAACACTCCAGACACGGCCCAGACTCTCACCCTCTCCGCCCGCCCTCGGCACCCGGTT includes:
- the Ppard gene encoding peroxisome proliferator-activated receptor delta isoform X1 → MEQPQEETPEAREEEKEEVATGDGAPELNGGPEHTLPSSSCTDLSQNSSPSSLLDQLQMGCDGASGGSLNMECRVCGDKASGFHYGVHACEGCKGFFRRTIRMKLKYEKCDRICKIQKKNRNKCQYCRFQKCLALGMSHNAIRFGRMPEAEKRKLVAGLTASEGCQQNPQLADLKAFSKHIYNAYLKNFNMTKKKARSILTGKSSHNAPFIIHDIETLWQAEKGLVWKQLVNGPPPYNEISVHVFYRCQSTTVETVRELTEFAKNIPNFSSLFLNDQVTLLKYGVHEAIFAMLASIVNKDGLLVANGSGFVTHEFLRSIRKPFSDIIEPKFEFAVKFNALELDDSDLALFIAAIILCGDRPGLMNVPQVEAIQDTILQALEFHLQVNHPDSQYLFPKLLQKMADLRQLVTEHAQMMQWLKKTESETLLHPLLQEIYKDMY